GCGATCGCCTACGGAATTCGTCCTGTAGTCGGAACTACGGGGTTAAGTCCAGAACAAATTCAAAATTTGGCAGACTTTGCCGAAAAAGCTAGTACTGGTTGCCTAGTTATTCCTAACTTTTCCATTGGTATGGTGCTGTTACAACAAGCCGCAGTCACAGCATCTCAACATTTTGACCATGTGGAAATTATTGAACTACATCACAACCAAAAAGCCGATGCTCCCAGCGGTACAGCCATTCAAACCGCACAATTACTAGCTGAGTTTGGTAAAAGTTTTAACCCTGCTATTGTGGAAGAAACTGAAAAGTTAGCTGGTGCAAGGGGCAGTTTAGCAGAAGAAGGCATCAGGATTCATAGCGTGCGACTGCCAGGACTAATAGCCCATCAGGAAGTGATATTTGGCGCACCTGGTCAAATTTATACATTAAGGCATGATACGAGCGATCGCTCTTGCTATATGCCAGGAGTCCTACTAGCAATTCGCAAAGTCTTGCAGCTAAAGTCGTTAGTATATGGATTAGAAAAAATACTCTAACCTTCAAACTTACTACTCAGCACTCAGCACTCAGCACTTATGATAGTCCCCCTGACTCGCCAGAAATTTGACCAACTCGTCCCCTTAATTGCCACTGGCCCGCAGTACAAGTACTGTTGGGGAAAATTTTCAAATTTTTTGCAGCGGCTGTTAATTTCTGTAGTTGCCGTAGCTGTAATTCTACTTGTAAGAACTGTGTTTGGGCTAGAGTTTGGTACAATCTTATTTTTGCTAGGGGTAGCCGGCGCTCTTTTTTGGCTATGGTATCCAGCGTTTCAGGCAAGTGTGCGGAATGCAAAAAGCCGCCGTTACAAGTACAGCGGCTTTTTTCGTGGTCGAATATTAGATTGGTGGATTACAGACCAATTGATTGGCAAACAAGAAACCGTCAACAGCAAAGGTGAGTTGGTGATTGTTGAAAATCGAGAAAAATGGATTAACTTAGAGGTGGGTGATGACACAGGATTTAGCATAGAGTTAGAAGCACCACTGCGTCCTGCTCACAAAGTTATTGCCCGTGGTCAAATTGCAGAAATGATAGTGATGTCAAATCGTCCAGATTTGAGCAGTATTGAAAACTTCACTGAAGTATACATTCCCAGTCATAACCTATGGGTCAATGATTATCCTTATATACGAAAGGATTTCTTTAATGAAGTCAGTAGCCGCTTGGGTCAAGACCGACAGCAAAGACCTCGCCGCCGTCGCCGTCAGTATGACGAGTGAGGAGAGTTAGAAGTTAGAAGTTAGAAGTTATGAGTTAGGAGTTAGGAGTTAGGAGTTATTTCTTTCCTCATCTCCCTCATCCCCCTCACTCCTAACTTTGTATCATTTCCTATCTTGCCCATAAGCTTGCCAAGCCAAGTCTACCAATCCATCAACGATCGCAGCTGCTACTACTGCATTGCCTTTGCGACTGTTAATAGTGATGTGAGGCACTTGCGAGTCTTCCAAGATGTCTTTTGCAGCATCAACACTGACAAATTCCACAGGAGTAGCAATGATCAAAGCGGGTCGAA
Above is a window of Nostoc sp. UHCC 0702 DNA encoding:
- a CDS encoding 4-hydroxy-tetrahydrodipicolinate reductase, whose product is MTNQAPIPVIVNGAAGKMGREVIKAVSQAPDLNLMGAIDTSAEHQGKDAGELAGLSEPLEVPITNQLEPMLGYVAGSRQLQPGVIVDFTHPDSVYDNIRSAIAYGIRPVVGTTGLSPEQIQNLADFAEKASTGCLVIPNFSIGMVLLQQAAVTASQHFDHVEIIELHHNQKADAPSGTAIQTAQLLAEFGKSFNPAIVEETEKLAGARGSLAEEGIRIHSVRLPGLIAHQEVIFGAPGQIYTLRHDTSDRSCYMPGVLLAIRKVLQLKSLVYGLEKIL
- a CDS encoding phosphate ABC transporter permease, whose protein sequence is MIVPLTRQKFDQLVPLIATGPQYKYCWGKFSNFLQRLLISVVAVAVILLVRTVFGLEFGTILFLLGVAGALFWLWYPAFQASVRNAKSRRYKYSGFFRGRILDWWITDQLIGKQETVNSKGELVIVENREKWINLEVGDDTGFSIELEAPLRPAHKVIARGQIAEMIVMSNRPDLSSIENFTEVYIPSHNLWVNDYPYIRKDFFNEVSSRLGQDRQQRPRRRRRQYDE